In Chiloscyllium plagiosum isolate BGI_BamShark_2017 chromosome 39, ASM401019v2, whole genome shotgun sequence, one genomic interval encodes:
- the ankrd54 gene encoding ankyrin repeat domain-containing protein 54, translated as MSGSMAASDDDTVSERSSSEGEYPVSERGAAATTTATAVVDDTFRLAAFGPDCGRRHRLGTGDYTEGLSYLHFMWQEPGGRQQELTGKMGVNRLKRQVKVHRKACPLGKDIHAQKRLREAANANEVDIVSQLLECGTEPCVADDKGRTALHFASCNGNSSIVQLLLDHGADPNQRDGLGNTPLHLAACTNHVPVITTLLRGGARVDALDRAGRTPLHLARSKLNILQDGHSRSLEALRVEVKQIIQMLREYLERLGNHQETEQLDDLCTKLQMTSTKEQVDEVADLLSSFTTLSLQIHNLGTR; from the exons ATGAGCGGTTCCATGGCGGCCTCGGACGACGACACGGTGTCGGAGCGCTCGAGCTCCGAGGGCGAGTACCCGGTGTCCGAGCGCGGGGCAGCGGCCACCACCACCGCCACCGCCGTCGTCGACGACACCTTCCGACTGGCCGCCTTCGGCCCGGACTGCGGCCGGCGACACCGCCTCGGAACCGGGGACTACACCGAGGGCCTCAGCTACTTGCACTTCATGTGGCAGGAGCCCGGCGGCCGTCAGCAGGAGCTTACCGGGAAAATGGGCGTCAACCGCCTGAAGCGGCAGGTCAAGGTTCACCGCAAGGCTTGTCCCCTGGGCAAAGACATTCATG CTCAGAAGCGTTTACGAGAAGCTGCAAATGCCAACGAAGTTGATATTG TGAGCCAACTGCTTGAATGTGGCACTGAACCATGTGTAGCAGATGACAAAGGCAGGACTGCTCTTCACTTCGCTTCTTGTAATGGAAACAGTTCAATCG TGCAGTTGCTGTTGGATCATGGAGCAGACCCTAACCAGAGGGATGGACTGGGAAACACACCGCTGCATCTGG CTGCTTGTACAAACCATGTACCTGTGATCACTACACTCTTAAGAGGAG GTGCCAGAGTGGATGCCCTGGATCGAGCAGGAAGGACTCCGCTCCACCTCGCTCGCTCTAAGCTGAACATCCTGCAAGATGGTCATTCACGAAGCCTGGAGGCCCTTCGGGTAGAGGTGAAACAG ATCATTCAGATGCTGCGTGAATATTTGGAAAGATTGGGTAATCACCAAGAGACTGAGCAGCTGGATGATCTTTGTACAAAACTTCAGATGACCAGCACAAAAGAACAG GTTGATGAAGTTGCTGACTTGCTGTCAAGCTTCACTACACTCAGTCTACAAATACACAACTTGGGTACAAGGTAG